One window from the genome of Crassostrea angulata isolate pt1a10 chromosome 2, ASM2561291v2, whole genome shotgun sequence encodes:
- the LOC128171748 gene encoding dopamine D2-like receptor: MAYTSLKQWNSSLSKQYIASTILQCCYVVFGLFGNILVILMYRFKMRGQKEDRFFIPVLAVVDLTGCLTSASLSLAQNLFPVMFPSGVLCKLLFFSTSVTIISSLLLLFVISIQRYQKICQPFGWQMSECHKYCCVAATVFCAAMLSVPVILLYGDHPMHKDNITGVTCSVGTGKHSDLAVYNYIILTLECILVGIMTFLYFLVGKRVFYSFKSMKSYRRNFSISKNSNAAVHCPSEDESFISKDSADEFNKEEMVEEEKVSTDNQSKTENKPVVKDESKPPEPVSILVCNASTQTMPRRGTKKSLSIDTSHEMSMDMGDETSEICPGENETPDCPAGDDDGPVFTLESDQVGVGTYPCTEELETVYEDSVPEDEVGEKAIKNGGPEKPGGDQNQEVTRKLRKQSSSVSLGGRRNQSTSALAKQRNQSITSFGKCRNQSAPSLSKLRQQSVSSFNKDRKASNVDSLYSNKSSCAAHRYTIMFIVISFVAIVTYIPPWIFIIMETQDHEFWSALTYGESVTFLIIRRIYIINHVVNPVIYGLFDGRFRYTLKRMLCPKMNTNV; encoded by the coding sequence ATGGCGTACACATCTCTAAAACAGTGGAATAGTTCCTTGTCTAAACAATATATCGCCAGTACTATTCTCCAGTGTTGCTATGTGGTGTTCGGactttttggaaatattttggTCATATTGATGTACAGATTTAAAATGAGGGGACAAAAAGAGGACCGCTTTTTTATACCAGTGCTGGCCGTCGTGGACTTAACCGGGTGTCTGACCTCAGCCTCGCTTTCGCTCGCGCAGAACCTATTTCCGGTTATGTTTCCCAGCGGCGTGTTGTGtaagcttttatttttcagcacTTCCGTCACGATAATCAGTTCGCTCCTTCTTCTTTTCGTGATCTCTATCCAGCGTTACCAGAAGATATGCCAGCCGTTCGGTTGGCAGATGTCGGAGTGCCACAAGTACTGCTGTGTGGCGGCGACCGTCTTCTGCGCCGCCATGTTGTCTGTCCCCGTTATCCTCCTGTACGGGGACCACCCGATGCACAAGGACAATATCACGGGAGTCACGTGTAGCGTAGGGACAGGGAAGCACTCGGACCTAGCGGTCTACAACTACATCATCTTGACGTTAGAGTGCATTCTGGTTGGAATCATGACCTTTCTTTACTTTCTTGTTGGTAAGAGGGTTTTCTATAGCTTCAAAAGCATGAAAAGCTACCGACGTAACTTTTCGATTTCTAAAAACTCTAACGCGGCGGTTCACTGTCCGTCTGAGGACGAGAGTTTCATCTCGAAAGATAGTGCAGACGAGTTTAACAAAGAGGAGATGGTGGAAGAAGAAAAAGTTTCCACTGACAACCAATCAAAGACCGAAAATAAGCCGGTCGTGAAAGATGAGAGTAAACCCCCGGAGCCAGTGTCGATTCTCGTGTGTAACGCCAGCACACAAACGATGCCAAGACGCGGCACGAAAAAATCTTTGAGTATAGACACATCTCACGAGATGTCCATGGATATGGGCGACGAAACCAGCGAGATATGTCCCGGGGAGAACGAGACCCCGGACTGCCCAGCGGGCGACGACGATGGCCCGGTGTTCACTCTAGAGTCTGACCAGGTGGGCGTGGGCACCTACCCGTGTACAGAGGAGCTGGAGACTGTTTATGAGGACAGTGTTCCGGAAGACGAAGTGGGTGAGAAGGCCATAAAAAATGGCGGACCTGAAAAACCCGGAGGTGACCAGAACCAGGAAGTGACCCGAAAACTCCGGAAGCAGAGTAGTAGTGTGTCGTTAGGAGGTCGAAGAAACCAGAGCACTTCCGCTTTGGCCAAACAACGGAACCAAAGCATCACGTCGTTTGGCAAATGTCGGAATCAAAGTGCGCCATCTTTGAGTAAACTACGACAACAAAGTGTCTCTTCTTTCAATAAAGACCGAAAAGCATCGAATGTAGACTCCCTGTACAGTAACAAGAGCAGCTGCGCGGCGCATCGTTACACAATCATGTTCATAGTCATCTCATTCGTTGCTATAGTGACGTATATTCCGCCATGGATTTTTATTATAATGGAGACTCAGGACCACGAGTTTTGGAGTGCGCTGACGTACGGCGAGAGTGTGACGTTTCTCATCATTCGCCGGATTTACATCATTAATCACGTGGTCAACCCTGTTATATACGGGCTCTTCGATGGACGCTTCCGGTATACCCTTAAACGAATGTTATGCCCAAAAATGAATACGAACGTGTAA